The Chrysemys picta bellii isolate R12L10 chromosome 12, ASM1138683v2, whole genome shotgun sequence genome has a segment encoding these proteins:
- the LOC101952591 gene encoding circumsporozoite protein-like isoform X2: MDAADVAPRVMRMRSVKMVGLDMDFRDRQLRRRQQQVLQQRQGNQVWRLPRGARCPSAWAPFQGQCQQSWPVARRKRAAGSGQRGWQPRPRTAAAPRAKGSAASGPKAKAAGAADPKVAGGSVGAGSAVGPAMTAASGGSAAETAAAPDPAVKVAGGSVTMVVAASGPMVKVAGGSVTMVAPGPPAKVDAGRVGEMMVVGLGPVVKEADRSTAETTMKVAGGTVTRTAATSDPTVKVAGGSPVTSGPAVMLAASSSGAMGPAAKVANEIIQSPSFGSQAAIPLPKYNSGVSVSTMEPNSSSTLAFKGSVVSMAATKRHNNNNVPVCGTPAAKLLKLPGPDDNHSPALLEAFKAVVAAGGSGWLDPVAVAAVKTELEVGCSFEEDLGSGSRETSGKSSEPQQLTWTPTLLVTERKRKKKPISQERTTLVNLVPCTEDRIKEPKPNPLGSEDQAEAYNMEPMLSFFPPDSHIRSMVPDPCFTWKTMGD; the protein is encoded by the exons ATGGACGCGGCCGACGTTGCCCCGCGCGTTATGCGCATGCGCAGTGTCAAGATGGTGGGGCTGGATATGG ATTTCAGGGACCGGCAGCtgaggcggcggcagcagcaggtgCTGCAGCAGCGTCAAGGTAACCAGGTCTGGCGCCTGCCCCGCGGGGCCCGCTGCCCCTCAGCCTGGGCCCCGTTCCAGGGCCAATGCCAGCAGTCGTGGCCAGTCGCTCGCAGGAAGAGAGCGGCCGGCTCTGGGCAGCGGGGATGGCAGCCGCGGCCAAGGACGGCAGCCGCCCCCAGGGCGAAAGGGAGCGCGGCATCGGGCCCTAAGGCTAAGGCGGCTGGAGCGGCAGACCCCAAGGTGGCTGGTGGGAGCGTGGGGGCAGGGAGCGCGGTGGGCCCAGCAATGACAGCGGCCTCAGGCGGGAGCGCAGCGGAGACGGCGGCGGCCCCAGACCCCGCGGTGAAGGTGGCAGGTGGGAGCGTGACCATGGTGGTGGCAGCCTCGGGCCCCATGGTGAAGGTGGCTGGCGGGAGCGTGACCATGGTAGCCCCGGGCCCCCCAGCAAAGGTGGAcgctgggagagtgggggagaTGATGGTGGTGGGTTTGGGTCCTGTGGTGAAGGAGGCTGACCGGAGCACAGCGGAGACGACAATGAAGGTGGCTGGTGGGACGGTGACGAGGACAGCAGCAACCTCAGACCCTACGGTGAAGGTGGCTGGTGGAAGCCCAGTGACCTCAGGCCCTGCGGTGATGTTGGCGGCCTCAAGCTCTGGGGCGATGGGCCCTGCGGCGAAGGTGGCCAATGAGATCATTCAGTCTCCCTCTTTTGGGTCACAGGCGGCCATCCCACTGCCAAAATACAACAGTGGGGTATCTGTATCTACAATGgagcccaacagcagcagcacattGGCTTTCAAGGGTTCTGTGGTTTCAATGGCAGCCACAAAGAGACACAACAACAACAATGTCCCTGTGTGTGGGActccagcagccaagctcctcaAATTGCCTGGGCCTGATGACAACCATAGTCCAGCCCTTTTGGAAGCCTTCAAGGCTGTGGTTGCAGCTGGTGGGAGTGGCTGGCTGGACCCAGTGGCAGTGGCTGCAGTGAAAACAGAACTGGAAGTGGGCTGCTCCTTTGAGGAGGACCTGGGAAGCGGGAGCAGAGAGACAAGTGGCAAGAGCAGTGAGCCACAGCAActcacctggacccccaccctaCTTGTGACAGAACGCAAGAGAAAGAAGAAGCCTATTAGCCAGGAGCGCACAACCTTAGTGAACCTTGTACCATGCACTGAGGATAGGATAAAGGAGCCTAAGCCCAACCCCCTGGGATCAGAGGACCAAGCAGAGGCCTACAATATGGAGCCCATGTTGTCATTTTTCCCACCAGATTCCCACATTAGAAGCATGGTACCAG ATCCCTGTTTCACCTGGAAGACTATGGGTGACTAG